A window of the Candidatus Paceibacterota bacterium genome harbors these coding sequences:
- a CDS encoding AI-2E family transporter, translating into MNSEKLLDISWRSILKVALAALIIYLLYEIRDILILIIFALIISVLFNPAIDFLQRRRVHRVLATGLVYVLIFGFFGGAIYLISLSFIPEIRQFAELFSQYFEKITPPLKWLGIGAFESFESFIASSENWLLGASSNIFTALSAVFGGIFSAFTIFSLAFFFSLEGKWAERAIRLFFPKKNEDYAVSVWERSQQKISGWFGTRVLCCFFVGLASFLALKLFKIDYAFSLGLFAGITNIIPIIGPVLAGGVIAILVFLEDWLKAIFILIVFFLIQQIEGNILTPILSKKFIGLPPVLVLIALLIGGQLWGLLGAILAIPLAGIFFEFISDFFKKRKDRISSEEAVA; encoded by the coding sequence GTGAACAGCGAAAAACTATTGGATATTTCCTGGAGGAGCATTTTAAAGGTTGCTTTGGCCGCTCTTATCATTTATCTCCTTTATGAAATCAGGGATATTTTGATTTTGATCATTTTCGCTTTGATTATTTCGGTTTTGTTCAATCCGGCAATAGATTTCCTGCAAAGGAGAAGAGTTCACCGCGTTCTGGCTACCGGTTTGGTCTATGTTTTGATTTTCGGCTTTTTTGGGGGAGCAATATATTTGATATCTTTGTCTTTTATCCCTGAAATCAGGCAGTTCGCCGAACTTTTCTCGCAATACTTTGAAAAAATAACTCCGCCTTTAAAATGGCTGGGTATAGGAGCTTTTGAAAGCTTTGAAAGTTTCATTGCCTCTTCTGAAAATTGGTTATTAGGCGCTTCTTCGAATATTTTTACTGCTCTCTCAGCTGTTTTCGGTGGAATCTTTTCCGCTTTTACCATTTTTTCCCTTGCTTTTTTCTTTTCTCTGGAAGGCAAATGGGCAGAAAGAGCGATCAGGCTTTTTTTCCCGAAGAAAAACGAGGATTATGCAGTAAGCGTTTGGGAAAGATCTCAGCAGAAGATTTCAGGATGGTTCGGTACAAGGGTTTTATGCTGCTTTTTCGTGGGATTGGCTTCTTTTCTCGCTTTAAAACTGTTTAAGATTGATTACGCTTTCAGTTTGGGTTTGTTTGCCGGCATCACCAACATTATTCCCATTATTGGTCCGGTATTGGCTGGAGGAGTAATTGCTATTTTGGTTTTCTTGGAGGACTGGTTAAAAGCCATATTCATTCTGATTGTTTTCTTTCTGATCCAGCAGATAGAGGGAAATATTCTTACTCCGATTTTGAGCAAAAAATTCATCGGATTGCCGCCAGTTTTGGTTTTAATCGCTTTATTGATTGGCGGACAGCTTTGGGGATTGTTAGGCGCTATCCTGGCAATTCCTTTAGCCGGAATCTTTTTTGAATTCATCAGTGATTTTTTCAAAAAAAGAAAAGACCGCATAAGTTCAGAAGAAGCGGTTGCATAA
- the rsmI gene encoding 16S rRNA (cytidine(1402)-2'-O)-methyltransferase has protein sequence MAFLYIIATPIGNLEDVSKRALRILSEVDLILCEDTRKTKILLDSYGIKKQTISYHQHSKLNKTDYIVDLLKADKNLALVSDAGTPGISDPGNLLIDEVAKSLGDKVKIIPVPGASAVIAAASVSGFPTDRFLFLGFPPVKNKRKKFFEEAVNSKYPVILYESPYRIIKTLEELKNMDKGLRVVVCRELTKKFETIYRGNIEKVIKDVQNDKIKGEFVIIVR, from the coding sequence ATGGCATTTCTTTACATTATTGCTACTCCCATCGGGAATTTAGAAGACGTTTCAAAAAGAGCCCTCCGCATTTTATCGGAGGTTGATTTAATTTTGTGCGAAGACACCAGGAAAACCAAAATATTATTGGATTCCTATGGCATTAAAAAACAAACAATAAGCTATCACCAGCATTCAAAACTCAATAAAACAGACTATATTGTTGATTTATTAAAGGCAGACAAGAATTTGGCCCTTGTTTCGGATGCTGGGACTCCTGGCATTTCTGATCCAGGAAATTTATTGATTGATGAAGTAGCAAAAAGCTTGGGGGATAAGGTTAAGATTATTCCTGTGCCCGGAGCTTCAGCTGTGATTGCAGCTGCTTCGGTTTCCGGATTTCCGACTGACAGATTCTTGTTTTTGGGCTTTCCGCCGGTAAAAAACAAACGAAAGAAGTTTTTTGAAGAAGCGGTCAATTCAAAATACCCGGTAATTCTTTATGAATCGCCTTACAGGATTATAAAAACATTGGAAGAATTGAAAAATATGGATAAAGGATTGAGGGTGGTGGTTTGCCGCGAACTGACCAAGAAATTTGAAACAATTTACCGCGGGAACATCGAAAAAGTGATAAAAGACGTTCAAAATGATAAAATAAAAGGAGAATTCGTTATTATTGTACGATGA
- a CDS encoding histidine phosphatase family protein — MNNHYFIIRHGENVYQVKKKRFIYPLRDNFSIKMTQKGKDQVKRSLKRIKKEKIDFIYSSDFYRTKETAKIASRELNIKKINFDKRLRDVNLGVFHGRLKEEYYKFFNYKKRKFSKRPPEGESWADLKKRMLSFLNDIDRKYKNKKILIVGHGDPLWLFEGIIKKISNQKLLKEVFYKKNFIKVGELRKVN, encoded by the coding sequence ATGAATAACCATTATTTTATTATACGGCACGGAGAAAACGTTTATCAGGTTAAAAAAAAGAGATTTATTTATCCTTTGAGGGACAATTTCTCGATTAAAATGACACAAAAAGGGAAAGATCAGGTAAAAAGAAGTTTGAAAAGAATTAAAAAAGAAAAAATAGATTTCATTTATTCTTCTGATTTTTACAGGACAAAAGAAACCGCAAAAATCGCTTCAAGAGAATTAAATATTAAGAAAATAAATTTTGACAAAAGGCTTAGAGACGTAAATCTTGGCGTTTTTCACGGCAGACTTAAAGAAGAATATTACAAGTTTTTCAATTACAAGAAAAGAAAGTTTTCTAAAAGGCCCCCTGAGGGAGAGAGCTGGGCTGACCTTAAAAAGAGAATGCTCAGTTTTTTAAATGATATTGATAGAAAATACAAAAACAAGAAAATTTTAATTGTCGGTCACGGCGATCCTTTGTGGCTGTTTGAGGGCATAATCAAGAAGATAAGCAATCAGAAGCTTTTAAAAGAGGTTTTCTACAAAAAAAACTTTATCAAAGTGGGTGAATTAAGAAAGGTTAATTAA
- a CDS encoding insulinase family protein, translated as MALKKTVLKNGLRIITYPMENTRVLTLLVLFGAGTKYETKKINGISHFLEHIVFKGTKKRPNPTDIAKEIDKVGGIINAYTGKELMGFWTKVDSKHLELSCDIISDMIFNPLIKEKAVEKEKKTIIEEINMSLDMPQAYILELWEKLLYGDQPAGWMISGEKETVRQISREDVIKYSKNQFNAKNAVIVLAGNFSEKEAIFKLKKFFDKFKKNKTLSKKPVVEKQKTPQVLIQTKETDQTHLALGVRAYNIFSQKRYPLAVLANLLGGNMSSRLFTEIREKRGMAYHVRAMAEAYTDSGYLITHTGLDNKRTVDAIKVIIKEYRKLKEKKVSKAELQKAKDNIKGHLYLGLETSEAWATYFGEQEILKGNIDTPEKQCQMIDKVSQNDILKVAKEIFRNDKLNLALIGPFKDKEKFQKLLKL; from the coding sequence ATGGCTTTAAAGAAAACCGTTTTAAAGAACGGATTACGCATTATTACTTACCCAATGGAAAATACGCGGGTTTTGACCTTACTTGTTTTATTTGGCGCTGGAACAAAATATGAAACTAAGAAAATTAACGGTATTTCTCATTTTTTGGAACATATAGTTTTTAAGGGGACAAAGAAACGGCCAAATCCCACAGATATTGCCAAAGAGATAGATAAGGTTGGCGGCATTATTAATGCTTATACTGGCAAGGAATTAATGGGTTTTTGGACAAAAGTTGATTCAAAGCACCTTGAACTTTCTTGCGATATCATTTCAGACATGATTTTCAATCCCCTTATTAAAGAGAAAGCCGTTGAAAAGGAAAAGAAGACAATTATTGAAGAAATTAACATGTCTCTTGATATGCCGCAGGCATATATTTTAGAGCTCTGGGAAAAACTTTTATATGGAGATCAGCCGGCTGGCTGGATGATTTCAGGAGAAAAAGAAACAGTAAGGCAAATCTCTCGAGAGGACGTAATAAAATATTCTAAAAATCAATTTAACGCAAAGAATGCAGTTATAGTTTTAGCTGGAAATTTTTCAGAAAAAGAAGCAATTTTTAAATTAAAGAAGTTTTTCGATAAATTTAAAAAGAATAAAACTTTGTCTAAAAAGCCCGTAGTTGAAAAGCAAAAAACTCCGCAAGTTCTGATTCAAACAAAAGAAACAGATCAGACTCACTTAGCTTTGGGCGTGAGAGCTTATAATATTTTTTCTCAAAAAAGATATCCTTTAGCAGTATTAGCCAATCTTTTGGGCGGGAATATGAGTTCCAGGCTTTTTACCGAAATCAGGGAAAAGAGGGGTATGGCTTACCATGTTAGAGCAATGGCTGAAGCATATACTGATTCAGGATATCTAATTACTCATACCGGACTCGACAATAAAAGAACAGTAGATGCAATTAAGGTCATTATTAAGGAATACCGAAAACTAAAAGAAAAAAAAGTATCAAAAGCAGAGCTTCAAAAAGCCAAAGACAATATAAAAGGTCATCTTTATTTGGGGTTAGAAACTTCTGAAGCTTGGGCAACATATTTTGGCGAACAGGAAATATTAAAGGGCAATATTGATACTCCGGAAAAACAATGCCAGATGATTGATAAAGTCAGCCAGAATGATATTCTGAAAGTAGCCAAAGAGATTTTCAGAAATGATAAGTTGAATCTGGCTTTAATCGGCCCCTTTAAAGACAAAGAAAAATTTCAAAAGTTGCTAAAATTATGA
- a CDS encoding isoleucine--tRNA ligase yields MDVDIQGMELNFPQIEQKILKFWQENRIFEKLRKKNQDKKRWSFLDGPITANNPMGVHHAWGRTYKDVFQRYKALQGFDQRFQNGFDCQGLWVEVEVEKELGFKNKKDIEKYGIANFVNKCKERVRKYSKVQTEQSIRLGQWMDWDNSYYTMSDDNNYAIWNFLKKCWKDELLYKGRDVVPWCIRCGTAISQHEILTEEYQEITHRSVFVKLPVIGQEKTYLLVWTTTPWTLPANVAIAVNPKLIYTEIKSEDNDILILQKDKAGIFGKLEIIREFPGKDLEGLEYGGMFDELPAVKETLGNFKHKVILWDEVSEEEGTGIVHIAPGCGQEDFQLGKKFNLPVIDPLNDESRYKEGFGFLTGNLAAEVNEMIFDDLRNKNVVYRIENYKHRYPTCWRCKEDLIFRLVDEWYISMEKLRKPLMHIVKKIKWLPSFGLERELDWLKNMQDWLISKKRYWGLALPIFECSCGHFEVIGSKEELKKRAVEGWQDFEGNSPHRPWVDKVKIKCSKCGKLISRIPDVGNPWLDAGIVSFSTMGYSTDKNYWKKWFPADLICESFPGQFKNWFYSLIVMSMVLEKKNPTKTIFGYALVRDEKGEEMHKSKGNAIWFDEAVEKIGADPMRWLYAKQNPAYNLNFGYKLAEETKRKLLTLYNSIEFFTTYISAEEYSDKENIVESKNCLDTWILSRLNNLIAKVTKDLDGYDVMSATLAIEDFFINDLSLWYIRRSRKRFQKPDNPEEKREASQTLYCIIVNLLNIIAPIMPFFAEENYQKFKKDGMPESVHLIEWPGVNKKYIMNDLEEKMQKVREIVALTLTERASVGIKTRQPLQSLKVKNVKLKFDSGLLDLIKEEVNVKEVVFDNKIKKEVELDTEISAELKEEGTVRELIRNIQEMRKKAGLKPKDEILVSYSGSGELGNILAKNRDFILKEARVKDLISGEAQEGFDMEKEVAIGGQNILLVIKKI; encoded by the coding sequence CTGGATGTTGATATACAGGGTATGGAATTAAATTTCCCCCAAATAGAGCAGAAAATACTGAAATTTTGGCAGGAGAACAGGATTTTTGAAAAACTGAGAAAGAAAAACCAGGATAAGAAACGATGGTCTTTTTTGGACGGTCCGATAACCGCCAACAATCCGATGGGTGTTCATCATGCCTGGGGAAGGACTTACAAGGACGTTTTCCAGAGATACAAGGCTCTTCAGGGCTTTGATCAGAGGTTTCAGAACGGCTTTGACTGCCAGGGTCTTTGGGTTGAAGTAGAAGTGGAAAAAGAGCTCGGATTTAAAAACAAAAAAGACATTGAAAAATACGGCATAGCCAATTTTGTCAACAAATGTAAAGAAAGGGTCAGGAAGTATTCTAAAGTTCAAACAGAACAGTCAATCAGATTGGGCCAGTGGATGGATTGGGATAATTCATATTATACGATGTCTGATGATAACAACTACGCTATTTGGAATTTTTTAAAGAAATGCTGGAAAGACGAACTGCTCTACAAAGGAAGAGACGTTGTTCCCTGGTGCATTCGTTGTGGCACAGCCATTTCCCAGCACGAGATTTTAACAGAAGAATACCAGGAAATCACCCATAGATCAGTTTTTGTTAAGTTGCCTGTTATTGGGCAAGAAAAGACATATCTTTTGGTTTGGACAACTACTCCTTGGACGTTGCCAGCGAACGTGGCAATAGCTGTAAATCCGAAATTGATTTATACCGAAATTAAGAGTGAAGACAACGATATTCTCATTTTGCAAAAAGACAAAGCAGGAATTTTCGGGAAGTTAGAAATAATCAGAGAGTTTCCGGGAAAAGATTTGGAAGGGTTGGAGTACGGGGGAATGTTTGACGAATTGCCGGCAGTTAAAGAGACTTTAGGTAATTTTAAACATAAAGTCATACTGTGGGATGAAGTTTCAGAAGAAGAAGGAACGGGTATCGTCCATATTGCTCCTGGTTGTGGACAAGAGGACTTTCAGCTCGGCAAGAAATTCAATCTTCCTGTCATTGATCCTTTAAATGATGAAAGCAGATATAAAGAAGGATTCGGATTTTTAACCGGAAATCTGGCAGCAGAAGTTAATGAAATGATTTTTGATGATTTAAGAAACAAGAATGTTGTTTACCGAATTGAAAATTACAAGCACCGGTATCCGACCTGTTGGCGCTGTAAGGAAGATTTGATATTCCGTTTAGTTGATGAATGGTATATTTCCATGGAGAAACTGAGAAAGCCATTGATGCATATAGTTAAAAAGATAAAATGGTTGCCTTCTTTCGGTTTGGAAAGAGAGTTGGATTGGTTAAAGAATATGCAGGACTGGCTGATTTCTAAAAAAAGATATTGGGGATTAGCTTTGCCGATTTTTGAATGTTCCTGCGGACATTTTGAAGTTATTGGTTCAAAAGAAGAATTGAAAAAAAGAGCAGTTGAAGGCTGGCAGGATTTTGAGGGAAATTCTCCTCATCGGCCATGGGTGGATAAAGTTAAAATCAAATGTTCAAAATGCGGCAAATTAATTTCCCGTATTCCTGACGTCGGCAATCCGTGGCTGGATGCTGGAATTGTTTCCTTTTCCACCATGGGATATTCCACTGACAAGAATTATTGGAAAAAATGGTTTCCGGCTGATTTGATTTGCGAGTCTTTCCCCGGCCAATTCAAAAACTGGTTTTATTCTTTGATTGTTATGAGTATGGTTTTGGAAAAGAAAAATCCGACAAAAACGATTTTCGGATACGCGTTGGTTCGCGATGAAAAAGGGGAAGAGATGCACAAGTCCAAGGGTAATGCCATTTGGTTTGACGAAGCGGTTGAGAAGATAGGAGCAGATCCTATGAGATGGCTTTATGCCAAGCAGAATCCGGCTTATAATCTTAATTTTGGCTACAAGCTTGCCGAAGAGACGAAAAGGAAACTTTTGACTTTATACAATTCCATTGAATTCTTTACTACTTACATTTCTGCCGAAGAATATTCTGATAAAGAAAATATTGTTGAAAGCAAGAACTGCTTGGATACTTGGATTCTTTCCCGTTTGAACAATTTAATAGCCAAGGTGACAAAGGATTTGGATGGTTACGACGTAATGTCAGCGACCTTGGCCATTGAAGATTTTTTCATAAATGATTTGTCTTTGTGGTATATCCGCAGATCGAGAAAGCGCTTCCAAAAACCGGATAATCCGGAAGAAAAAAGAGAAGCTTCTCAAACCCTTTACTGTATTATTGTTAATTTATTGAACATAATAGCTCCGATAATGCCGTTTTTTGCCGAAGAAAACTACCAGAAGTTCAAAAAAGACGGAATGCCAGAATCAGTTCATTTAATCGAATGGCCAGGAGTTAATAAAAAATATATTATGAATGACCTTGAAGAGAAAATGCAAAAAGTTAGAGAGATAGTTGCTTTAACTTTGACAGAAAGAGCTTCGGTCGGCATTAAAACAAGACAGCCCTTACAGAGCTTGAAGGTAAAAAACGTGAAATTAAAATTTGATTCAGGATTACTGGATTTAATAAAAGAGGAGGTAAATGTAAAAGAAGTGGTTTTTGACAATAAGATAAAGAAAGAAGTGGAATTAGATACTGAGATTAGCGCGGAACTGAAAGAAGAAGGAACAGTCAGAGAATTGATCCGAAACATTCAGGAAATGAGAAAGAAAGCCGGCTTAAAACCGAAAGATGAAATCTTAGTAAGCTATTCTGGCAGTGGCGAACTTGGTAATATTTTAGCTAAAAATAGGGATTTTATTTTAAAGGAAGCTAGGGTAAAAGATTTGATTTCAGGAGAGGCACAAGAAGGTTTTGATATGGAAAAAGAAGTTGCAATTGGCGGGCAGAATATATTACTGGTGATTAAAAAAATATAA
- a CDS encoding glycine--tRNA ligase: protein MENLLEKIISLTKRRGFIFQSSEIYGGFGSCYDFGPLGTEMKNNIKKAWWDEMTKKQENIVGLDAAILMSPQVWQASGHLSAGFADELVECKKCHKRFKLDEIQNKKPAPYRTEGSGAGCPECGGELTEAKKFNLMMKTFVGSLENEAVATYLRAETCQGIYLNFLNVLNSMRLKVPFGIAQIGKAFRNEITPGNFVYRTREFEQMEMQWFCHPKTADKFFENWKKSRMDWYLKLGVKKENLRFREVEKSDLAHYAKRAADIEYKFPFGWKEIEGIHDRGDWDLSNHAKHSRQDLRYFDEEIKEKYYPYIIETSAGADRSFLTFLIDAYSETKGGRTKTTESTKETEVTLKLDKSLAPVKIAVLPLVKNKQELTKKAKEIYQLLKPHFVCQYDELGSIGRRYRRQDEVGTIFCLTIDFETLKNDDLTVRNRDTMKQERVKTKDLVELFKNKLGK from the coding sequence ATGGAAAATCTTTTGGAAAAAATCATTTCATTGACCAAGAGGCGTGGTTTTATCTTTCAATCTTCAGAGATTTACGGCGGTTTTGGTTCTTGCTATGATTTCGGGCCTTTGGGAACGGAAATGAAGAATAATATCAAGAAAGCTTGGTGGGATGAGATGACAAAAAAGCAGGAGAATATTGTCGGCTTGGATGCAGCTATTTTAATGTCTCCTCAAGTTTGGCAGGCTTCAGGCCATTTGAGTGCCGGATTTGCCGATGAGCTGGTTGAATGCAAGAAATGCCACAAGAGATTTAAATTAGATGAAATCCAGAATAAAAAGCCTGCCCCGTACCGAACCGAAGGTTCTGGTGCGGGGTGTCCAGAATGCGGCGGCGAACTGACAGAAGCGAAGAAATTCAATTTAATGATGAAAACTTTCGTCGGTTCTCTTGAAAATGAAGCAGTTGCTACTTATCTGAGGGCGGAAACCTGCCAGGGGATATATCTTAATTTTCTTAATGTTTTAAATTCGATGCGCCTGAAAGTTCCTTTTGGTATAGCTCAGATCGGCAAAGCTTTTAGGAATGAGATTACTCCGGGTAACTTCGTTTATAGAACTCGAGAATTTGAACAGATGGAAATGCAGTGGTTTTGCCATCCGAAAACAGCTGACAAATTCTTTGAAAACTGGAAAAAATCAAGAATGGATTGGTATTTAAAGCTTGGCGTGAAAAAAGAGAATTTGCGCTTTAGAGAAGTGGAAAAATCAGATCTGGCGCATTACGCCAAAAGAGCGGCTGACATTGAATATAAGTTTCCTTTCGGTTGGAAAGAAATTGAAGGTATCCACGACAGGGGGGATTGGGATTTATCAAACCACGCAAAGCATTCCAGGCAGGATTTGCGCTACTTTGACGAGGAAATAAAAGAAAAGTACTATCCTTACATCATTGAAACTTCAGCTGGCGCCGACAGAAGCTTTTTGACTTTTTTAATTGACGCTTATTCCGAAACAAAAGGCGGCAGGACGAAAACAACAGAATCGACAAAAGAAACGGAGGTGACACTTAAGCTGGATAAAAGTTTGGCGCCGGTGAAAATAGCAGTTCTTCCTTTGGTTAAAAACAAGCAGGAGTTAACCAAAAAAGCCAAAGAGATTTATCAACTTTTAAAGCCTCATTTTGTTTGTCAGTACGATGAATTAGGTTCAATAGGCAGAAGATATCGCCGTCAAGACGAGGTTGGTACGATTTTCTGTTTAACCATAGATTTTGAAACTTTAAAAAATGATGACTTGACCGTCCGTAACCGCGACACTATGAAACAAGAAAGAGTAAAAACAAAAGACTTAGTTGAGCTTTTTAAGAATAAGCTGGGAAAATAA
- a CDS encoding methionine--tRNA ligase, translating into MKNKFYITTSIAYTNALPHIGFALELVQTDVLARYQRILGKDVFFLTGTDEHGLKIERKAEEQGKAPIVFVDEISERYRALTKVLNISNNDFIRTTDRKRHWPTVEKFWNQLVKKGDIYKKKYKGLYCVGCEAFVKEKDLVNGKCPNHDNKPEPVEEENYFFKLSKYASLVKKEIEKDKIKIIPESRKNEILSFINQGIEDISVSRSKDSSKWGIPVPDDPDQITYVWFEALLNYLFPHRYWPADVHCLGKDIFRFHALMWPAMLFAAGLERPKNIFVHGFITADGKKMSKSLGNVIGPFELVGKYSVDAVRYFLLREIPSTEDGDFTYDKFEQRYNSDLASGIGNLVARVVKIAQSLKLSVPGKLSDKGFQKAIDRSKKEYKKALDEFKFNEALAVIWELISFCDKYIEKERPWEQSDNQKAILNNLLFTINEIASLLKPFLPETSEKILEHLKSEKSIPLFPRI; encoded by the coding sequence ATGAAGAATAAATTTTATATCACAACCAGTATTGCCTACACAAATGCTTTGCCGCATATCGGCTTTGCTTTAGAATTGGTCCAGACAGACGTACTGGCTCGCTATCAGAGAATTTTGGGAAAGGATGTTTTCTTTCTGACCGGGACGGACGAGCACGGGTTAAAAATTGAAAGGAAGGCTGAAGAACAAGGGAAAGCGCCAATTGTTTTTGTTGATGAAATTTCTGAGAGATATAGGGCTTTAACAAAAGTTTTAAATATTTCCAACAATGATTTCATCAGGACGACTGATAGGAAAAGGCACTGGCCGACAGTTGAAAAGTTTTGGAATCAACTGGTCAAAAAGGGAGATATTTATAAAAAGAAATACAAGGGGCTTTATTGCGTTGGCTGCGAAGCTTTTGTTAAAGAAAAAGATTTGGTAAATGGAAAATGCCCTAACCACGATAATAAGCCGGAACCGGTTGAGGAAGAGAATTATTTTTTCAAACTTTCAAAATATGCTTCTTTAGTGAAAAAAGAGATAGAGAAAGATAAAATTAAAATTATTCCGGAAAGCAGAAAGAATGAAATTTTAAGTTTCATCAACCAGGGGATAGAAGATATCAGTGTTTCCCGGTCTAAAGACAGTTCAAAATGGGGGATACCAGTGCCTGATGATCCCGATCAAATAACATATGTTTGGTTTGAGGCTTTGCTTAATTATCTTTTTCCTCATCGATATTGGCCAGCTGATGTCCACTGCCTTGGCAAGGATATATTCCGTTTCCACGCTTTAATGTGGCCAGCCATGCTTTTTGCTGCTGGCTTGGAAAGGCCGAAGAATATATTCGTCCACGGCTTTATCACTGCTGACGGAAAAAAAATGTCAAAAAGCCTGGGAAATGTTATTGGTCCCTTTGAATTAGTCGGAAAATATAGCGTAGATGCTGTCAGATATTTTCTTTTGCGCGAGATTCCTTCGACCGAGGACGGCGATTTTACCTATGATAAGTTTGAACAGAGATATAATTCGGATTTAGCCAGCGGTATAGGTAATTTGGTGGCCAGAGTGGTTAAAATCGCACAGAGCCTGAAATTATCTGTTCCTGGCAAGCTTTCAGACAAAGGTTTTCAGAAAGCAATCGATAGAAGCAAGAAAGAATACAAGAAAGCGCTAGACGAATTCAAATTTAATGAAGCCTTGGCCGTTATTTGGGAATTAATCAGTTTTTGCGACAAATATATTGAAAAAGAAAGGCCTTGGGAGCAGTCTGATAACCAAAAAGCGATATTAAACAACCTGCTGTTTACTATTAACGAAATCGCTTCTTTATTGAAACCATTTTTGCCAGAAACTTCTGAAAAGATACTTGAGCATTTAAAAAGTGAAAAAAGCATACCTTTATTTCCGAGAATATAA
- a CDS encoding TatD family hydrolase → MMIDTHAHLNFNAYKDDADEVIRRSLDNDVWIINVGSTYETSKRAVEMAEKHEQGVYAAIGLHPIHLAEGIFKTKLDTEEIAFKTQNEDFDYEKYKALAKSESRLIGGPSKRRVVAIGEIGLDYYYRPKTKTKLEVFKEKQRETFLKEIDLAKELNLPIIFHCRTAHDELIEILGQYGGKLQGVIHCFSGDWQQAEKYLDMGFYLGFNGIIFKLNLDEVIEKISLNKILVETDCPYLTPPPMIGRNEPIYVKYVAERIAKIRKLSYEEILEVTTENAKKLFNI, encoded by the coding sequence ATGATGATTGACACCCACGCTCATCTTAATTTTAATGCTTACAAAGATGATGCCGACGAAGTGATTCGTCGGTCTTTAGATAACGATGTTTGGATAATAAACGTCGGCTCAACTTACGAAACGTCAAAAAGAGCGGTTGAAATGGCTGAAAAGCATGAACAAGGCGTATATGCCGCTATCGGTCTTCATCCGATTCATTTAGCTGAAGGAATCTTTAAGACAAAGCTAGATACGGAAGAAATAGCTTTTAAGACGCAAAACGAAGATTTTGATTACGAGAAGTATAAAGCATTAGCAAAATCAGAAAGCCGCCTCATCGGCGGCCCGTCGAAGAGACGGGTGGTCGCTATCGGCGAAATAGGCCTGGATTATTATTATCGGCCGAAGACCAAAACAAAGCTGGAAGTATTTAAAGAAAAACAGAGAGAAACGTTTTTAAAAGAGATTGATTTGGCTAAAGAATTGAATCTTCCGATAATTTTCCATTGCCGCACGGCACACGATGAACTTATTGAAATACTCGGGCAGTATGGCGGTAAATTGCAAGGAGTTATTCATTGTTTTTCTGGGGATTGGCAGCAAGCTGAAAAATATCTTGATATGGGTTTTTATCTCGGATTCAACGGAATAATTTTTAAGTTGAATTTGGACGAAGTTATTGAGAAAATTTCGCTTAATAAGATTTTGGTTGAGACAGATTGCCCCTACTTGACGCCGCCTCCCATGATCGGCCGCAATGAGCCAATATATGTAAAATACGTTGCTGAAAGAATTGCTAAAATTAGGAAATTGAGCTATGAAGAAATATTGGAAGTAACTACTGAAAATGCTAAGAAATTATTCAATATTTAA
- the recO gene encoding DNA repair protein RecO produces the protein MFTHYRTQGFILKKKDVGEADRLFTFFTKDFGKLELLARAERKITSKLRAGLELFYLSEIEFIQGKAYKTLTDAILIESFGKLRKSLKSVAIAFKIAEISDSLLKGQEPDEKLWWLIKETFEKLNDRKIKTETRNLVYHYFLWNFLSLLGYQIEFYRCASCNKKLIPEKIYFSFKKGGLICNNCGKTEKLENPISLNAIKLIRILLKKDLSALPRLKVEKEDLDSLKEISNYYFSEILKETQ, from the coding sequence ATGTTTACCCACTACCGGACACAAGGATTCATTTTAAAAAAGAAAGATGTCGGAGAAGCGGATCGTCTTTTCACTTTTTTTACCAAAGATTTCGGCAAATTGGAATTATTGGCCAGAGCGGAAAGGAAAATTACATCAAAGTTAAGAGCTGGCCTGGAACTTTTCTATCTTTCGGAAATTGAGTTTATTCAGGGCAAAGCTTATAAAACTTTGACAGATGCGATTTTGATTGAAAGTTTTGGCAAATTGAGAAAAAGCCTAAAATCTGTAGCTATTGCTTTCAAGATTGCTGAAATTTCAGATAGCTTGCTGAAGGGTCAGGAACCGGACGAAAAACTCTGGTGGTTAATTAAAGAAACTTTTGAAAAGCTGAATGATCGGAAGATAAAAACCGAAACACGCAATTTAGTTTATCATTATTTTCTTTGGAATTTTCTTTCTTTATTGGGCTATCAGATTGAATTTTATCGCTGCGCTTCTTGTAATAAAAAGCTAATTCCAGAGAAAATCTATTTCAGTTTTAAAAAAGGAGGGCTGATATGCAATAACTGCGGCAAAACTGAAAAACTGGAAAATCCGATAAGCCTGAATGCGATAAAATTAATCAGAATTTTGTTAAAAAAGGACTTATCAGCTTTACCAAGATTAAAAGTCGAAAAAGAAGATTTAGATTCATTAAAGGAAATATCTAATTATTATTTTTCCGAGATTTTGAAGGAAACCCAATAA